A part of Microbacterium atlanticum genomic DNA contains:
- a CDS encoding DUF2470 domain-containing protein: MTHLFDEAALTGVLSHMNADHAGDNLLIARAFAGESGVQPATITSSTMTGFDGEKGVWTASTEDGGTLEIAVPWPGGAISQRPEVRREIVALYDEACRRLGVDPRPHAWRSG; the protein is encoded by the coding sequence ATGACCCACCTGTTCGACGAGGCTGCGCTGACGGGTGTGCTCAGCCACATGAACGCCGATCACGCGGGCGACAACCTGCTCATCGCCCGCGCGTTCGCGGGGGAATCCGGTGTGCAGCCGGCGACGATCACCTCGTCGACGATGACCGGATTCGACGGTGAGAAGGGCGTGTGGACCGCCTCGACGGAGGACGGTGGGACGTTGGAGATCGCCGTGCCGTGGCCGGGCGGGGCCATCTCGCAGCGCCCGGAGGTGCGCCGCGAGATCGTCGCGCTCTACGACGAGGCATGCCGCCGGCTGGGAGTGGATCCTCGACCGCATGCTTGGAGAAGTGGTTAG
- a CDS encoding heme oxygenase (biliverdin-producing), producing MSAPIPFSAALRERSSRAHSSSETAGFMADLMTGEGTRDDYIALVVQHWFIYEALERTARRMRNDPVASVFITDRLTRLPALEADLEFLIGPDWRDRVEPLPTTRRYVARINEVGATWPGGFVAHHYTRYLGDLSGGQFIGRLMSRRFGFETNGIGFYVFDDIADPKAFKDVYREQLDAAPWDAAEQERVIDEVLLAYRFNTELFEDLAAAKATQVA from the coding sequence ATGAGCGCCCCCATCCCGTTCTCCGCCGCACTGCGCGAGCGCTCGAGTCGCGCCCACTCGTCGAGCGAGACGGCCGGCTTCATGGCCGACCTCATGACGGGGGAGGGCACGCGCGACGACTACATCGCGCTGGTCGTCCAGCACTGGTTCATCTACGAGGCGCTCGAGCGCACCGCACGCCGGATGCGCAACGACCCCGTCGCGTCGGTGTTCATCACCGACCGGCTGACCCGGCTGCCGGCGCTCGAGGCCGACCTGGAGTTCCTCATCGGGCCCGACTGGCGCGACCGCGTCGAGCCGCTGCCGACGACCCGGCGCTACGTCGCCCGGATCAACGAGGTCGGCGCCACCTGGCCGGGCGGCTTCGTCGCACACCACTACACGCGGTACCTCGGCGACCTGTCGGGCGGGCAGTTCATCGGCCGGCTGATGTCGCGGCGCTTCGGCTTCGAGACGAACGGGATCGGCTTCTACGTGTTCGACGACATCGCCGATCCCAAGGCGTTCAAGGACGTCTATCGCGAGCAGCTCGACGCCGCGCCGTGGGATGCCGCCGAGCAGGAGCGCGTGATCGACGAGGTGCTGCTCGCCTACCGGTTCAACACTGAGCTCTTCGAGGACCTCGCCGCCGCGAAGGCCACCCAGGTCGCCTGA